One genomic window of Pirellulales bacterium includes the following:
- a CDS encoding GH92 family glycosyl hydrolase, translated as MPRQTRMIVLFGCLLAGPASAAHAAVPALPTTVQAGELGRRVNPFIGTGGITYLCGNNFPGATVPFGMVRLSPDTVSPTGRKAANSSGYYYGDEKLLGFSHTRLSGTGATDGGNFLIVPSITPFASTDKHLGLNAVYSHDKEAAFPGYYAVELPHPGIVAELTATCRVGLHRYTFSDGQTPHLQIHVTSVLGKGRSSEGEVRVLAAAHEVEGAVRTFGTFSGRHGGGKVYFVARSSRPFAAFATWKGDALSPNQAEASGDEVGVDLTLENNHAQPSVELKVAISYVSIKNARANLEAEAADQGFDQVLEKAKQLWEEKLALARVEGGTKKQQTIFYSGIYHSFLMPTVFNDANGEYLGFDGQVHQASGFTYYTDMSLWDTFRTTHPLYTLIAPREQRDMVVSLVDMAKQGGYLPRWPSGSGYSNSMFGTPADIVIADTYLKGIRDFDIEAAYQAMRKTALGPTPPGAAFSGRKGIEDYLKYEYCPADLMSQAVSRTLEYCYADHAIARLAEALGHRDDAQLFDKHAQYYRKLWNPETQYFQPRDSQGRFVAEFRPLLLTYADAGKKYTDDYVEGNALQWRWAVTFDPAGLIALFKSREYFVDELDEFFAKSEPEVGVRPNSYYWHGNQPDIYAAYLFNAADRPDLTQKWVRWILEKKYGEAENGLDGNDDGGTLSAWYVLSSLGLYPTAGSDRYEMASPLWERAEVQLGDRHLSIVAEYFATDHPYVQKVWINGTAVDRTWIKHSEIASGGQLRFEMGAHPVPR; from the coding sequence ATGCCGCGACAAACTCGAATGATCGTGCTCTTCGGTTGCCTTCTCGCCGGGCCCGCGTCAGCGGCGCACGCCGCGGTGCCGGCGCTACCGACAACGGTGCAGGCCGGCGAACTGGGCCGGCGGGTGAACCCCTTCATTGGCACCGGTGGAATTACCTATCTGTGCGGAAACAACTTTCCCGGCGCCACGGTCCCGTTCGGCATGGTCCGACTGAGCCCGGATACGGTCTCGCCCACGGGAAGAAAAGCGGCGAACAGCTCGGGCTATTACTACGGAGACGAGAAGCTTCTTGGCTTTAGTCACACAAGATTGAGCGGCACGGGCGCTACCGACGGCGGCAATTTTCTTATCGTGCCGAGCATCACACCGTTCGCGAGCACGGACAAACATTTGGGACTTAATGCGGTTTACTCGCACGACAAAGAAGCCGCGTTTCCAGGCTACTATGCGGTCGAATTGCCCCATCCCGGGATTGTTGCCGAGTTGACGGCGACCTGCCGCGTGGGCTTGCATCGCTACACATTTTCGGATGGGCAGACGCCCCACCTACAAATCCACGTGACGAGCGTGCTGGGAAAAGGGCGGAGTAGCGAGGGCGAAGTTCGCGTGTTGGCCGCGGCGCACGAAGTCGAGGGCGCGGTGCGGACCTTCGGTACTTTCTCCGGCCGCCATGGTGGTGGCAAAGTCTATTTCGTCGCGCGCTCGAGCCGACCATTCGCCGCCTTCGCAACCTGGAAAGGAGACGCCCTGTCGCCCAACCAGGCCGAGGCTTCCGGGGACGAAGTCGGTGTCGATCTGACGCTCGAGAACAACCACGCGCAACCATCCGTCGAATTAAAAGTCGCGATTTCGTATGTAAGCATCAAAAACGCCCGCGCGAATCTGGAGGCCGAGGCAGCCGATCAAGGCTTCGATCAGGTTTTGGAAAAGGCAAAGCAACTGTGGGAAGAGAAACTCGCGCTCGCCCGCGTCGAAGGAGGCACAAAAAAGCAGCAAACCATCTTTTACAGCGGAATCTATCACTCGTTCTTGATGCCCACCGTCTTCAACGACGCCAACGGCGAATACCTGGGCTTTGACGGTCAAGTCCATCAGGCATCCGGATTCACGTATTACACAGACATGTCGTTGTGGGACACCTTTCGCACCACTCACCCGCTGTACACGCTGATTGCTCCGCGCGAGCAGCGAGACATGGTCGTATCGCTGGTCGACATGGCCAAGCAAGGAGGATATTTGCCACGCTGGCCGTCTGGCAGCGGCTATTCGAATTCGATGTTTGGCACGCCGGCCGATATCGTGATCGCAGACACATACCTCAAAGGCATTCGCGACTTCGACATCGAAGCCGCCTATCAGGCGATGCGCAAAACGGCCCTGGGGCCGACACCGCCAGGCGCGGCGTTTTCTGGCCGCAAGGGCATCGAAGATTATCTGAAATACGAATACTGCCCCGCTGACCTGATGTCGCAGGCTGTGTCACGAACGCTCGAGTATTGTTATGCGGACCATGCCATCGCGCGATTGGCCGAGGCACTCGGACACCGCGACGACGCGCAATTGTTCGACAAGCACGCCCAATACTATCGCAAACTGTGGAACCCTGAGACGCAATACTTTCAACCGCGCGACTCGCAGGGTCGCTTCGTCGCGGAATTTCGTCCGCTGTTGCTAACCTACGCCGACGCCGGCAAGAAATATACCGACGACTACGTCGAAGGAAACGCCTTGCAATGGCGGTGGGCCGTGACGTTCGACCCGGCCGGCCTAATCGCGCTCTTCAAGAGCCGCGAGTATTTCGTCGACGAACTGGACGAGTTCTTTGCCAAGTCCGAACCCGAGGTGGGCGTTCGTCCCAATTCCTATTACTGGCACGGCAATCAACCAGACATCTACGCCGCTTATCTGTTCAACGCGGCGGATCGACCGGATCTGACCCAAAAATGGGTACGCTGGATCCTAGAGAAGAAATATGGCGAGGCCGAAAACGGCCTCGACGGCAACGACGACGGCGGAACTCTGTCAGCGTGGTACGTGCTTAGCTCGCTAGGGCTGTATCCCACGGCCGGTTCGGACCGCTATGAAATGGCGAGCCCGCTGTGGGAACGTGCCGAAGTTCAGCTCGGCGACCGCCACCTCTCGATCGTGGCTGAATACTTTGCCACCGATCATCCCTACGTGCAGAAAGTTTGGATCAACGGCACGGCTGTTGAT
- a CDS encoding PEP-CTERM sorting domain-containing protein, whose product MSRLLFVRVIVLGGLSILPADNRCIADEYLLVNGQGTNNVIKFDLGSGASSLYAQYHLLDEPRNLAMDSAGNLYSSLNGGGLNVVKLVPNPGSSVLVPTNFTASIGGDGPGQIQFYNGDLYVAGDESRVIYQYDGATGTEVSTFTSPQSGNIRAMAINGDSLYDEEIFQDRVHQFDLTQSPPTNSLLFQDTTNLNRASNMTIGPQGVLVFANTDDTLIQEYSSAGVFLGTLANVKNFDSSLTSTWDVLYSPVLQNYFVSAGNEVFRLDVNGTLLQTYQSSLLIRATGLLIVPEPSTLGLALVGVLALVLLGRIRRTSGGPCTIR is encoded by the coding sequence ATGAGTCGTTTATTGTTCGTGCGTGTGATCGTGCTTGGAGGGCTGTCGATTCTGCCTGCGGACAATCGTTGTATCGCGGACGAATACCTGCTGGTCAATGGACAGGGTACTAACAACGTTATCAAATTCGATTTGGGCTCTGGAGCGTCCTCGCTGTACGCGCAGTATCACTTGCTCGACGAGCCTCGCAACCTGGCCATGGATTCGGCGGGGAATCTTTATTCATCGTTGAATGGCGGCGGCTTGAACGTCGTCAAGCTCGTGCCCAATCCCGGTAGCAGCGTGCTGGTGCCGACGAACTTTACGGCGTCGATCGGCGGCGACGGACCGGGCCAGATCCAGTTTTACAATGGCGACCTGTACGTCGCCGGCGACGAGTCGCGCGTGATCTATCAGTACGACGGAGCGACGGGCACCGAGGTCAGCACGTTCACCTCGCCCCAGTCGGGAAACATCCGCGCGATGGCCATCAACGGCGATTCGTTGTACGACGAGGAGATCTTTCAGGATCGAGTCCACCAATTCGACCTGACGCAAAGCCCGCCCACGAACAGCCTGTTGTTTCAAGACACGACGAACTTGAACAGGGCCTCGAACATGACCATCGGCCCACAGGGAGTCCTGGTCTTTGCCAACACCGACGATACCTTGATTCAAGAGTACAGCAGCGCAGGCGTTTTCCTGGGCACCCTGGCCAACGTCAAAAACTTTGACAGCAGCCTGACGTCGACCTGGGACGTTTTGTACAGTCCTGTCCTGCAGAACTATTTTGTCAGCGCGGGAAACGAAGTATTCCGCCTGGACGTGAATGGGACCCTGTTGCAAACCTATCAGAGTAGCCTCCTCATCCGCGCGACCGGGCTTCTCATCGTGCCAGAACCCAGCACCCTAGGGCTGGCCCTAGTGGGCGTTCTTGCCCTGGTACTGCTTGGTCGGATTCGCCGCACGTCGGGTGGGCCCTGCACAATTCGGTGA